The nucleotide window AAAACAGCTGGATCAATCTTGGTATAGCATATAACGATACCGGAAACAGTGAAAAGTCCCTGAATGCTTATCAACAGGCGCTTCGAATATCTCCGGATAATGCCGGGTCATGGACTCAACTGGGTATTATCTATGGCCGGATTGGGAGGCAGGATAAACAGATTGAGTCATTCCAGAAAGCTGTACGGATCAATCCTGATTATAGCAATGCGTGGCTCAATCTGGGATCAGCCTATCAAAAAACAGGTCAGTTCGCCAAGGCAATTGAGGCGTTCAAGCAAGCTGTGCGCATCAATCCTGAAAACTCTGACGGCTGGCTCAAACTGGGTTTTTCCTATCGGGATATGAGTCAGTTCACAAAGGCTCTTGAGTCCTATCAGCAGGCTGTACGCATCAATCCCCAAAATTCAAATGCATGGGTCTGCCTTGGCGTTGCCCATGGAACGGCATTCAACGAAACCGAAGAGCTGTCAGCCTATCAGGAGGCTCTGCGCATCAATCCGGAAAATAATATCGCCCTGTTCAACCTCGGCCATGATTATCTTGAGCATGGCCATCAAAGTAAAAGCATGGAGGTCTATTCGCGCCTCAAGGTAGCAGAGCCGGAGCTTGCCCGAATTTTCTTCACTGATTTCAATCATCTTTTTTACCCGAACATCCCGCATTAAGAGGGGCCGGGTTGAACACAAAAAGTTATGGTTGAAAAAGTTGCGCCTTGTTATCGGGTAGAAAATAATTTTTTAATCATCCGTCTATTTCTTAAATTCCTACTAATAGTAGTGGCTAACATCAAAAAAAAGCGGACATGAGCAACATATCAGGAGCATTTACAAACGCAGCTGAAACTTATGGACGGTTTCTGGAGGTCTTTATTGATGGTCACTGGTGGGTTGTAGGTGATGCCCTCGAAAATGTAGGTAAAACCACCAAAAGACTTGGAGCCAATGCTTATCCGCATCTTTATGGCGGTTCAGCTTCATCAGGGTTGAGAGGATCATCACCGGTAAAAGCCGGTTATGCAAAACCCTGCAAGGAAATCGCAAAACGGTTTGATTAAGATTTTGCGGAGACCTGCACAATATTGAAAAGACGGAGCTTAGGCTCCGTTTTTTATTTCCCCCTCTTTCTCCCGCTCGTTTCATATAAATTGTACATTAGAGCGACAGGCGTGCGTAAGCAATCGGATATCACTATTTCTGTACGGGCATGAAAGCAACACTCAGCTGCAGCAGGTTAAAAAAGATCTACAACAAACGGGAAGTTGTCAAAAGCTCATCCATTGAGGTGAAGCAGGGGCAGATTGTGGGCCTGCTCGGGCCGAATGGAGCCGGTAAAACAACAACGTTCTATATGATTGTCGGGCTTGTCCGGCCGGACAGCGGAGATGTTTTTCTTGATTCGCTGAACATTACCCGCATACCGATGTACAAGCGGGCCCGTCTCGGTATCGGTTATCTCCCCCAGGAAGCCTCCGTATTCCGCAACCTTACCGTTGAAGAGAATATCCTGAGCGTACTCGAATTCACCTCCCTTTCAA belongs to Candidatus Chlorobium masyuteum and includes:
- a CDS encoding bacteriochlorophyll c-binding family protein, giving the protein MSNISGAFTNAAETYGRFLEVFIDGHWWVVGDALENVGKTTKRLGANAYPHLYGGSASSGLRGSSPVKAGYAKPCKEIAKRFD